atttccatatatgtGATTATGCTACTGCTAATACCATTAGGGATTTTGAGGGGTCCAGCAAATAACACTGCTCTTCCCATCTGGTTCTGAATCATCTGAGCAGTGAGACAGTTTGCAGGTAGAGGCTAAAACAGCACCTTTATTTTAACAAAGCAGACATTCCAGCAATTGGGCTTCCTAATCCAGAAGCAGAGTTAAACAGACAAACCTATTACCCTGTAACTAGCAGGACTGTACAACCACAAAGTCTCTCTAACCACGGATAGAGTCTGCTCTGAAGAAGGCCACTCACTCCCAAGGGGAAAGTGAGAGGAAAGGGATAGAAAACTCATGCTTGGTTTCTCCTAAAATCACCAATTCAGTAAGCCACTCCACTCCCCATGGGAGGGTGCGAATGACAAAGAGAAAGGTCAAGAATGTTATGTTATCACAGTTTCAGCCATGTGAAAGGAAACATCAGGAATATGGAAGAACTTATTCCTTACCTACCCACCCCTAACAGTATCTAGCATTGTATTCTTACCCCATGAAGTCTATGATTAACCATAAGAGGTAAGACACATAAATAGTCCTACTTCCACCATCCTATTGGCTGCTCCTCCAACACAAATCACTGCCCTGCAGAGAGGCTCTTGgaatttttgaaaagttatatCTTGCTTGCAAGTAGTTCTAAAAGGAATCAGAACAGTATGTGTAATTAACCATTCTGAAGCCAATCTGGACCCACAGCTGAAAACTTCCTCCCTATTCCTCTCTCCTTGCCAAACTCTGCTCAACTGCATTGCCAACATAACTTACCAGAGGTTCTTCGATTAGATTAGATTGAATAAttaaattacaataaaaactCATGGCATgtgtgaaatatttaataaactagTATGAATCATGGCGTATATgaagtatttaatatattattatgaatTTAAATGAGGTTACATACCCTAGACTCTTTAAACAAGAAACCCAAGGGGTCATGGATggttaattattttatatctacACCCTTGGCAGAAGAAATCCCATCATCCTCTTCTGGTTTATAAGCAAAATctcacaaatatttctaaaagtagaatttaaatattaattaaatatttaatttattaaattattaatttatattaaatttattaaatttaattaaattaattaaatatcaatttaaaTATTACTATGATCATTATTAAGACCACCAACAAAATGATATTTTGGAGGTTCATCATTAGTTTTAGACCACTTAGCAACAATTTCTGATTTCTAGTTTCGGAAAATTCTGTTTTGGAAAAAACTACAAGAACAAGTTTTATGTTGTATAATAATAAGGGATTGTCTATAGCTAaaggaatatgattttttttattattttcttgcgGTGATTCTTCAAGTGACAATTAAGAGAGCGTGTGATTTTCTACTCAAGGTGCTAAAACTCAGCACTGGGATAAAATTAAAAGTCTTAAGAAGGTCAAAACATATAGTATGAAAAGTGGGAGCAACTATGTTTATTAATAAGTGGAATATGTGACAGTTAAAGTGCAGTACATATGCAACGTAGTAGTATTTTTTGAGTGAACATTCATCATCTACATTATGAATGTCGAAGAACTGACATGGTACCACCACAACTATCTTCCAGAGTGGACCAGCAGGTCAGACCATCCTCCGTGGACCAGTTCTTCAGACACAATgagattttctctattatttgcTGCAGTGATTCAATGATAAAACATCATCACCAGCCAACCCACAGAATGAGGTAGGATGTGATTTTCAAGTCATTGTcctatttatttatacaaatgcTTGGCTGATTAACCCCAGTATTTACCAGGGCTAGATGCCACTTATCACCAGGTATTCTTTCTGGTACAATGAAGCACAATAAGCATTTATATACTACTATGGATCCTAGAGTCTTCTGAGGTTGAGCTTCAGTGTCTTCTTGGACAGGTCCCAGGCTTGTCTGGAGCATAGCTCACTGCCTTTCCTTGCCCAGACTCTGACCTCAGCCGCAACAGTCCACGGTCCCATGATCCCAAGCCACTTCTCAGGTTAAACATTGCTCTTCGACCTCCCTGCCCTCTCTAGGCCCTGAAGAGGAGTTCTAGGGACAAGTTCTAGGGGAGCATCCCAAAGTACGGATGATGGAAATGGCCTACTGCCTTGAGGTATCAGGAAATCACCTAGAGGGAATCCAAAGTGAAAAGGAGTGACAGGAACGGGGCAGGTCTCTTCTAAAATTAAGATAGgcaacatgaaatatttaaagacacagagaagagaggggtGTCCAATCAGAGGTCACTGAATAGCAGACACCCACAccaaatatgagaaagggagagggagaagaaaacagtGAGAAGTAGAAGTgcaaaaaggagggggaaagactAACACACGGGTAGAGTAAGAATGTGTGGGAGAAGgcctgagagaaaagaaaataaagaagagtggTTGGCAGAACTGAAGGGTAAGAAGGAATATACAAACCATCTATAAGGATCTGAGAGTGGAAGGGATCTCTCTAGCATCCTAACTCTGAGATAAGATGAAAAGTGCAAGAGAGATTAAACATGAACATAATGACTCCCTAAAAGTTGcaataatgagaaaagaagatGAGACTTCTGAACACTCATTCTCTGATGATGGGAAAAGAACAAGACTTATCCTGGAAGCAAATGGACAGATCAAAGTTTTTTGAAGGTCCATTCCAGAAATGCTGAATTTGTGCCCACTCATACCTTTCCTTGAATCATGGCAATGGTTGCATCCTTTCCACCCAACAGTGCATAGCCCTGTGTTCCAACCTCTGTAGGAAACTGCCTCTCATTAAGTAATAATGCAAGAACTCAGAACTAGGTCCCATCTCCTGCATGCGCAGCATGGGTGGTGGATGCAACAACCACTGGGAGAGGGAGTCTGGATAGAGGGTGGATGACTGGTAAGCATGGATGTTTCCAGAGATTTGCAAATCATTCTCACCTAAGGGGCAATGCTGAAGGGGAGAATGTTATTGTTTCCTCTGAAACTTCAACccattcatcattttaaatacatacagtAAGGCTGAGCACTTTTCTCTTCTCGGAATATATGTCTGTAAACATCTCCCAAATATGATCTTCTATAAGCCAACAGCCAGCATGCCGTTCCCTCAAATATTCCATTCCTCACTTTCTTAAACCTTTCCTCATTTGCCATGAGTACCAGGCCCAACCATCTTAGCTTTGCATCTCTGAACACATTTTGGAGAGTGGCTAATCCTTCAGTGTTTACAGCCCTGGGGCAGATGTGGTACTTCATTTGAGGCCTGCCCAAATCAGAATAAAGTATAACTATCGCTTCCTCAGTTTTTTGATATTACAATTCCATGTATGCAGCCTGTGGTGACCCTGGTATCCTCACTCCCCACAACATTGCCAATTACATGATTCCTAAAGTTCTAAAACATTTGCCACCACTCATTGTTCTTTTATAGTTGGGTCTCTGGGCTCAAGTGAGTACCTTACATTCCCTACAGACTATCTCACCTGTGCtttcctgtcctccctcctcAAGCAGGTCCAAGACAGTGGACCTAAGAAATGGCAGCACAGTGACAGAGTTCATCCTCGTGGGATTTGAGCAGAGCTCCTCTTCCACTCAGGCACTACTCTTTGTCCTCTTCCTAGCCCTCTACAGCCTTGCCATGGCCATGAATGGCCTCATCATCTTCATCACCTGGACAGACCCAAGGCTCAACagccccatgtacttcttccttggCCACCTGTCCTTCCTGGATGTCTGcttcatcaccaccactatcCCACAGATGCTGATCCACCTGGTGGTCAAGAACCACATTGTCTCTTTTGTCTCTTGCTTGACCCAGATGTACTTGGTCTTCTGTGTGGGTGTGGCTGAATGCATCCTCTTGGCTTTTATGGCCTATGACCGTTATGTTGCTATCTGCCACCCACTTAGCTATGCCCAGATCATGAGCCGGCAGGTCTGTGTGAAGCTGGTGAGTGCTGCCTGGCTCTTTGGGCTGATCAATGGCATCTTTCTTGAGTATATGTCATTCCGGAATCCCTTCTGTAGAGACAACCACATAGAAAACTTCTTCTGTGAGGCCCCCATAGTGATTGCCCTGTCTTGTGGAGACCCCCAATTTAGTCTGAGAATGATCTTTGCCGATGCCATCGTGGTGCTGCTCAGCCCCATGGTGCTCATTGTCATCTCCTATGCCCGCATCCTGGCCTCCATCCTTGGCAGAGCCTCCTCCTCAGGTCGAGGGAAGACCTTCTCTACTTGTGCCTCCCATCTGACTGTGGTCATCTTTTTCTACACCTCTGCCATGTTCTCTTACATGAACCCTCGCAGCACACATGGCCCTGACAAAGATAAGCCTTTCTCCCTCCTCTACACCATCATCACCCCCATGTGCAACCCCATCATCTATAGTTTTCGAAACAAGGAAATGAAGGGAGCCATGGTGAGGGCCCTTTGGAGGACCAGCCTGGCTTAGACTGAGTATTGAATCTGTCTAGTGGGAAGCCTCCAGAAAGAGAAGCTCCTTCACTAAGCCTTGACAATTGGGCAACTCACCAACACTGAGAGACTCCAGGAAAAagcatttatcattttcttcttactAGCCCCAGACTTGGAAGATCCTGTTGATGTTTAATGCATGAGATTAAATCCTTCCAAGTTCTCCTACTAATACATGTCCATATGAAGTGGCAAGTGtaatgaaatggaaaagtttATTCTCAAATTATATGAAATGTAGTAGTCTCCTAAAGAGAAAGAAGGCTAGCCCATTGTTTGGGACATTTACTTCTAGTTCGAAAGCAATTACTGGTATTTCATCTTTGAGAAGATAGCGTAGTGAGACCCATGAGGCAAACAGGGTGATGTATAGAAGTTAAGTGAAAAGTGAGTGGGACAACTATTCAAAGAGTTGTACAATATTATCCCTATATGATGGCATCAAAATTATGCAAGAAGTTCCCAGAAAAAATAAGAACTGCAGAGATTTGGATTACTCCTTAAAGGAAGCAAGAGGATGAGCTCTATGCCAAATACATGTGAATTATaaatggggaggtgggtgggcagaaGCAAG
This region of Vulpes vulpes isolate BD-2025 chromosome 8, VulVul3, whole genome shotgun sequence genomic DNA includes:
- the LOC112921222 gene encoding olfactory receptor 10AD1-like, whose translation is MEKVKSLDIVTSTVTKNQGSKTVDLRNGSTVTEFILVGFEQSSSSTQALLFVLFLALYSLAMAMNGLIIFITWTDPRLNSPMYFFLGHLSFLDVCFITTTIPQMLIHLVVKNHIVSFVSCLTQMYLVFCVGVAECILLAFMAYDRYVAICHPLSYAQIMSRQVCVKLVSAAWLFGLINGIFLEYMSFRNPFCRDNHIENFFCEAPIVIALSCGDPQFSLRMIFADAIVVLLSPMVLIVISYARILASILGRASSSGRGKTFSTCASHLTVVIFFYTSAMFSYMNPRSTHGPDKDKPFSLLYTIITPMCNPIIYSFRNKEMKGAMVRALWRTSLA